The nucleotide sequence GTACGCCTGTTTTAGCGGCCCAAAGTAGCTAATATCGAgtggctggaggaggtgggaggagtgtAGAGGTATATAGAGCGTAATAATGTTATTCTGCTAGTAGTAACGCTCGAATTCGGTCGAGTGGTGGCTCTCGTGGCCGTCGAGGATTAATAACCGGTATTTACCCTTTATCCGGGGCGCCGTATAGTAGTCGAAGTACTTAATCTAATCTAGGCCTACCGGATTAGTAGTCTAGCTATTATCGGTGGTTGCGATACGCTAGATGGACAGTAGGTTACACTCGGTATACTAGTTAGTAAGGTGGTACTGCGTAGctaaaataataaaaggaGGGATAGCCTAACCGAGGGTATTAACTCCCTGGATTACCGTTACCTATTCGCGGTTACTAGGCTAGGCTAGTTTCGCCTTATTAAGGCCGTCCGAGGTCGTAACTACTATACCCGCGAAAATAATACCTATTATAAACCCAGTCTCGTCGAAGTTGTAAATATCGTTATCTATAATACCGTACTTAGCCTTAGTGTTCCGTACGAGCGTAAACTACTCGCTAATAACCTTTAGATCCTTGTATTTAGCCCTCTGGTAGTCGTATCTACGCGTAAAACGCATACGGAGCTATGGCTAGCGTTTAACGAAATTGTATGCCCAGAGCTTGCCAACAGGGGGCGCGTCGCGTACGCGTAGCAGTTGGTTGGCCATATCTTCCACACCACGCAATCTTGGTGGAAAAGCTTACGCACATAGCTCAATAATATATTGAACAATAGCATCCTCTTCGGATTGAGTGAGCTTCTTCGATTTGGGCGTGGTATCGCGTCGTGCAGGCCGGCCGGCGCGTCGGTGTCTAAGCGTACTGCGATCGACGTTATACATCTTGGCTGCCGCTAATACACTTAGATTTTTATCATTTTGAAGAGCCTCAAGGGCTAAGATTATATGGGCTTCCTTTGAAGTAGATGGCATTTTGGATTGTTGAGAAAatgaggttttgagggggaggttaggcGTTGCGTGAAAAAAagtggtcgctcgcttatattggtcgctcgcttataatgtacgttatGGCTTTCATATGAATATTTTTGGGTAGACCTCACAAGCATCACAGGCAGCACAGCCACCACAATCATCACGAACATCACATACTAATCAACATCATATATAAACAGAATCAAAGAGTATCATAGCAACAGGGTATCTCCCTAATGTATTTAATACTCCCATCGATACTCCTCATATCACTTCaaccttttccttccctcccgTCTATCCCACACACCGAATCAATCACTCCTCAGAATATAGCTTCCGCCTGCAAAAACACCAAACCGCTCCTCATCCCCTTAGCGTTATTGCCTGCTGCCTGCTCAACATACAACTTgaacaacaccacacaacccctccctcgctACCAAGAATAAAAACTCGAAGAATTAAGATATACACAATAGTAATAGTACAAGACTATTATCTCAAAGTAGAATCAGAAAGGAAGAACCGAACAGAAAAGAAACCAGCTGTGAACAAAAATTGGGCCGCCcctggaaaaaaaaaaaggtcgAATAGAAGAACACCGGGGCCgcgaaagaaaaagaagcgaaGAACTAGGTGAGGTAGCCGTGGCTCCATCATACGCCAGCTCCAAGGTATAAACGCCTGATGCCTTGacggaaaaaaaagaaaaaaaaaagaaaaaaaaaaagaaaaaaagacaaaacgCAGCCTCTGGGTAAACAAGGTTAAGGTGTTCGATACCCGCATTGTTTCATGACTGCGTTCGAAGTGTatgttgttgggttggcgTGTAAAGGGTTGCAAATATATGTACGTTGGTCTTTGCTTCGCCTTGTTGTAGTGTACCCGGTCGTAAAAAAATTGTCGTCTCTGTCTCATATATACTGCCCACATgcccagaaagaaaaggaaacaaaGGCCGTGGTCACAGATCAGGTTTTGCCAGCATCCCTGACGGCCCGCAtccacctctcctcttcaccgTTGCCGCCAACAACACGAGGTGCCTTTTGTTCTGATGAAAGGTTCAGCGTGGCCTGGACGTCCGCCATGTTCTTAGCACTGAGGAGCGTCATCTCATTTCTGAGGAGATAAGCCACGCCGGCACGGATCATGATGGCATCGCCTTCAAAGACATAAACATCCCATAGCCGAGTGGCCTCGTCCAAGGCGAGCTGGCGGGTGAAAAGGGAGGTGAAGATTTCGGAAAGGTAGGCATCCGGGCCGTGGTCAGGGAGGTTCGTCAGATGGTCGTAGAGGTTGGGTGCCTTCTGGGCCAGAGTCTGCAGCAACAGGTTGTAGGCAGACGACTTGGCCCCGGCGTCAGATGCATAAAAGCTGAGTGGCAGGCCCCGATTAAGGACGTTGGCAAGTGCAATGAAGGCATCAactggggttgggaggttgagaagcAAAAGTGCTGCGATGGTCTGTTTTGTGGTTAGCATGAgccaaaaagaacaagaaccGGTAAGCAACTCACGTTACACCCAGACACGTAGCCAATGTCACTGCGGTACATGGAATAAGCCTTCAACACATCGACCAAGCTCTGGTTGAGCGGGCCTCCAGGCTGGAAGATGCGAAGGTCTGGCCATATTCGGTCCTGGACGTCCCTTCTGATCAAGTCAAACCAGCCAACAGCACGGGCATCTTCCATGCTGGCATGTCCAGACTTTGTCTTTGCTTCGGCGTCACGGGCACGGCTCAATGCAGCGTCAAAAGATGTCTTGGTCAGGCCCAAATCATTGCCAATCGCCCTGGTCCATACGGCTCCTCGACTCCGTGGTGCGATTCCTCGCCACCACATATCCCTCGTCCTGCGCTCGCGAACAGCCTCGTTCCACCGGGGCAAAATATCACGTTCCCAAATCGCCATCATGCTGTTTGCTGCGATATCACGGCACTCTGAGCGAACACGCTTCGCATCTTCCCGACGCCTCTCGGCCTCGTGGCTTTGGGCCATCATCTTCTGGTACTCCTTCAGGTGCCTGCGCTCCTCGGCAGGATCCTTGGGGGGAAGCCAAGATGGGCGGGTGCGGGACAAGACggcctctttttctttggaaATGGGTAATGGATCAATCATGATGTTGGATTTGCGGAGAGGGGGCAGTTCGGCAAATGCGGACTTGACTCTGGGCTTCGCATCCGTCTCGGAAAGCCTTCTGGGGGTAGGCATCGAGCCTGTGCTAGACCGTTGAGCTCTGTGCTCCAAATCCTCGGCATGCTCCTCAAGCTTCTCTGTGAGGGCCTTGGCGTCGGGGTTCAGGTCGTTCAGAACCGAGTTCCAGCTCTTGGATCTCGTTGCCACAGGGCTCGTCACCCTGCTGGAGGCGGCGGAACTGAGCGTGGAGAGGGCAGATTCGGATTTCCACATGGGGGATCGGAGGCAGCCTTGGGCCACGGCAACCGGAGGTGTACCATTTCCGAAACTGCGCACTCTCTCCTTGGGAGTTCGCTCTGGGGATGGCGTTTTTGATGAGGGCTGGCTCTTGGTGCGCTCACTGGGCGGCCTGGGCGAAAGGGGAACGTTGTCCAGAACAAGGCCGTCGGGAATGTCGTctccgtcatcctcatcgcaCTCCAGCTCGAGTTCCATGGCCGACTTGCGCTCTCGGTTGGACTGCCAGCTGCTTCGTCGTGGCTTCGGAGCAAGGTTGGTGTCTCGGGGGGCGAGTGTGAGCCCACCTGGACTGGGGCTTCTGAGCCGCGCAGTCAAGCTCAAAGCAGGACGCAGAGCGAGGTTGCGCATTGGCATTGGGCTGGTTTGCGGTTCCGGCAAAGGCCCAAGGCTGTTCACGCGGCCATTGACAGCTCGCAGGCTGGAGCTCTGCAGTGGAGCGATACTGGGGCGCGATTTGACCGAAGAGGCGGAATCCCGCTTTGAGCGTGTCCTGGAGGATTCGCGAGAGCTCTGGAGTCGTGGCGTAGAAGCCGACATGGGCCGCTTCGTAACGGATCGCGAATCGTAGGGATTTGTAATGCCCTTGGGGTCGGATAACCGTCGAGGATCGATTTGGCCGTCATCGAGCCCAATTTCTTCAAAGTGACTAACATCGGCAAGCACACTGCAGTCGTCCGAGGCAATGgagctgagggaggaggatttcGAGGATTTGGAGGCCGTCATGCCCGGAGGCGAACCTGGCCCGGGCAGGACGGCATCATGAACGGGTCTCTCATAGATCATCATCTTGGCATGATCCACCAACAAGACCGATGTCGATATGCGAATTGGAAGGTTTTATTGTTTGGTTTCCTGAAGTCGAGAGTATGGATGCGACGGGAAGCGTCGCAGTGCAGTCGTTTCGGAGCCAACCGCTGGATTGACGATATGGCGCACGGCGTCTGAGCGGCAAACCCCCTGAAATGCCGAGCAGATGTCTCACGATAGGGTTTGGGTCGAAGAGCGATTGGGCGACAGGAACAAACAAACGTGGCGCGCGACTCGGCTCGGAACAAAAAGCAGCAGCTGGTGATATATTAACTACTCCGGTACGCAGGATGCTGTGAACGATTGATTTTCTTCGTATTATGCTGCGGGCGGCTGCAATAACTATTATGTAGCGAATGTCGTggttgtgtggtgtggtgtggtgtggtgtggtgtggtgctatggtggtgattggtgtgggtgtgggatGAACGAGTGTCTGGCCGACGTCGAGGAGACGGACGGGCCTATTGTTTGTTaaaga is from Podospora pseudopauciseta strain CBS 411.78 chromosome 5 map unlocalized CBS411.78m_5.2, whole genome shotgun sequence and encodes:
- a CDS encoding uncharacterized protein (EggNog:ENOG503NZ9T; COG:T), giving the protein MMIYERPVHDAVLPGPGSPPGMTASKSSKSSSLSSIASDDCSVLADVSHFEEIGLDDGQIDPRRLSDPKGITNPYDSRSVTKRPMSASTPRLQSSRESSRTRSKRDSASSVKSRPSIAPLQSSSLRAVNGRVNSLGPLPEPQTSPMPMRNLALRPALSLTARLRSPSPGGLTLAPRDTNLAPKPRRSSWQSNRERKSAMELELECDEDDGDDIPDGLVLDNVPLSPRPPSERTKSQPSSKTPSPERTPKERVRSFGNGTPPVAVAQGCLRSPMWKSESALSTLSSAASSRVTSPVATRSKSWNSVLNDLNPDAKALTEKLEEHAEDLEHRAQRSSTGSMPTPRRLSETDAKPRVKSAFAELPPLRKSNIMIDPLPISKEKEAVLSRTRPSWLPPKDPAEERRHLKEYQKMMAQSHEAERRREDAKRVRSECRDIAANSMMAIWERDILPRWNEAVRERRTRDMWWRGIAPRSRGAVWTRAIGNDLGLTKTSFDAALSRARDAEAKTKSGHASMEDARAVGWFDLIRRDVQDRIWPDLRIFQPGGPLNQSLVDVLKAYSMYRSDIGYVSGCNTIAALLLLNLPTPVDAFIALANVLNRGLPLSFYASDAGAKSSAYNLLLQTLAQKAPNLYDHLTNLPDHGPDAYLSEIFTSLFTRQLALDEATRLWDVYVFEGDAIMIRAGVAYLLRNEMTLLSAKNMADVQATLNLSSEQKAPRVVGGNGEEERWMRAVRDAGKT